Proteins co-encoded in one Lynx canadensis isolate LIC74 chromosome C1, mLynCan4.pri.v2, whole genome shotgun sequence genomic window:
- the TMEM37 gene encoding voltage-dependent calcium channel gamma-like subunit translates to MTAIAVQAQRLLARRRPQRPFLESFIRVLIIVCAALALVLSSVSICDGHWLLAEDRLFGLWHFCTSSNQTGPRCLRDLSQAHVPGLAVGMVLARSVGALAVVVAILGLELLMVSQVCEDLHSRRKWAVGCVLLLVSFILSSGGLLSFVILLWNQVTLIGFTLMFWCEFTASFLFFLNAISGLHVNSITHPWSQPRKF, encoded by the coding sequence GCCCAGAGGCTGCTGGCCCGGCGGAGGCCCCAGCGGCCCTTCTTGGAATCCTTCATCCGGGTCCTCATCATTGTGTGCGCCGCCCTGGCCCTGGTCCTCTCCTCCGTCTCCATCTGCGATGGCCACTGGCTGCTGGCTGAGGACCGCCTCTTTGGGCTCTGGCACTTCTGCACTTCCTCCAACCAGACGGGGCCACGCTGCCTCAGAGACCTGAGTCAGGCCCACGTGCCTGGGCTGGCCGTGGGCATGGTCCTGGCCCGCAGCGTGGGCGCCTTGGCTGTGGTGGTCGCCATTTTGGGCCTGGAGCTCCTCATGGTGTCCCAGGTGTGTGAAGACCTCCACTCACGGCGCAAGTGGGCTGTGGGCTGTGTCCTCCTCCTCGTCTCTTTCATCCTCTCGTCCGGGGGGCTCCTGAGTTTCGTGATCCTCCTCTGGAACCAGGTCACACTCATTGGTTTCACCCTGATGTTCTGGTGCGAGTTCACggcctccttcctcttctttctgaaTGCCATCAGCGGCCTTCACGTCAACAGCATCACCCATCCCTGGAGCCAACCAAGGAAGTTTTAG